TCGACACCACACGACTGACAGAAACTCTGATCTATTTTCCCTGATAAAACATCGCACTGTCTGAACATTCATCCTTTCAAGTATCAAGGGGTGTTTTTCGGAAAACCCTGACACAATTTACACTTCTGCGGTTTATCTCAGATCTTAGAGTACAACGCCTTTAGGTGTCAAGAACGTTTCGATTTAGAGCGGAGTTTCCTGTCAGGAGGTCCATCTATTGTCTGGCGTGATAACAACACGGCGATACTAAAATGATAGCGGTGGAAGTACACGTCACGACGCGTGAAAATGCGGTACAGAAACGTgtaattacttttctaaatgtattttccaTCCTAACCGTCAATTATGAAGACTTGAGGTCTGCGCTGAGGGCGGGTACTCTGCGCGCTTCAGCGCTCGGCTGGTCGAGTCTGTTGCTGGCCAGATCAGCTGGCAGTCTGTCCGACGGGGGTGTGGCACATCACAACAAAGAGCTTAACAGTCAAACAAGCAACCGCAGAAGTCTCACCAACCCCCatcttttatacatttttcattttgtaaccCCCTTTGCATGCATCTAAAGGACTAACGCAAAGACAACCAAATTACGCGCGAACCTGCCGGTTTTGGACTTTAAAAGCCGTTCGCTTTCTGCACCGGTATTGCCAGTGACTTTTCGCAAACTACCACCATCGCCTCTTGAAACTATAGCCTACAAGACTTTTATGAGCGATTACATCATGGGGTGCCTGGCTCTTTTTGCGCCAGCAGTGTTTTAGATTTAATTGCGAGCAGATTTTTGCGCGAAGGTATTGAATGTATAGAGTACAATTGTGTCTGTGCACGAGCACGCACGCAGTTATGTTGTAAATAGAATAGTTTGTTGGTATTCTTGTTGAATGCTTATTTTATAGTACACAGTTGtcacagtattattatttttattaacattcctgccactttgttttattgttattgttttctgTCACCGTTTTATTGTGTGTATTAATGCGTTGGCAATATTGTACGCAGAATAATCGTGCCAATAAAGTGCTTTGAACTTGAAACTGCAAACTGGTTTATTGGGCATATGTGTGTTGAGTTGGCTCATATAGGCGAGGCACTGGGGGGAGAAGAACTGTTGCTGTTTACCATATAGCTTCCTCATAGTGGGCGTGACGACATTTACGATGCTACTTACCTCGAAAAACTATTTATTCCTCTTAAAACCACTAGTTAAAGTAAACGCATAAAGAATAACCACAGCGACACAACAGTTGTCCCATCAAGTAAAGCCCTGAGCTTGTGCGGAACACAATGTGCCCAAAGTGTGCGAATGCGTAAATGTCGCGATGTTTACATTGGATCTGCGAAACGGCAATACACTTGGCAGGAATGGAAACTGACCTGTATGTGTCCTTAGGTGGGCTTTGAGATGGGACGATTTGCCATAAACTTTTTCACAACCTGAATAGTGGCATTTGTGCTTTTTCTGTGGGGGTTCTTGTTCAATTCGACCCCTAAATCGTTTGCTTCTTTGTTTAACAGCAGAGTCGCCGGTGATGGTGGTAGGTGTGGCAGAGTTCCCATCATCTCTGGTTAGGGTTGCTGTTGGTGGCGTGCTCTCCTCCTTTATTTTTGCCTGCTCGGCAAAATTGGTGGGGGTCTGTTGATTAAAATCCGCCAAAATTCTCGCCACCACAAACAGAGATGAGTTGTCTTTCAAAGGCTCCTTGGTTTCTTCTCCATTCCTCTGTGCAGCCGCAGTTTCGGGCTTGATCTCTCTATTCCCTTTTGGACCGTGGACAATTGCTTGGCTGGACATTGACACAAGGCACTCTGCTGCGAAGTGATCCATTTCGTTTGAAAAGTACAAGTTGTTTCTATGACATTCAAACCCAATGACAGTAGACCATTGAACTCAGTAGATCCCTTTGTGTGATGCTGAATAAGCAGCTCTCGTAAGCAACTCACTTTGCACTATCTTACCGGCTTTTCAGCAACACTGACATCCTGCATGTAAATCATGCGAGATCGAGCCGTGAGCGCGCCGCACCGACTGCTTTCGTCCTTTACAGATAAGTTTCCGGTGATGAGAGCTCTAAAAACTTGTCTGAATTGAGTATCAAAACTCCCATCGTGGCTGTAGTCCTCACAACGTTAAAGTGACAGTATGCTGTGCGCCGATTAGAGCTGATTGTATCCATGCTGGGGGCGTGTCGGCCGGTAGCGTTTGGCAGCGTCATCGAGCCGGCGCGCACTCATTGGATGGCGACGTGTCCCGGAGTGCACTGCCTTACTTGCCCCCCACCAAACTTTTAGAAAGTATAAAAGAAACTTCACTCAGAACCTAAATGCatatagacaaaaaaataaagcactggTTTTTGTGAGAATgcagtttatttcattaatatattatcagcgtaatatttgattataaaggttaactggaaaaaaaaaatatatatatttaaattcttGTCTTTGCATATACAGTATAAGAGCATATAGGATTGTCTAAAGCATGCCTTCTTGGTTTATCCacttaacattatttaatacgATACTGGATTACAAAGCAGTGGCTGCTATAATAGTTCTCACTTGTGCTGCTGCAGTAGCCTCTATATAGAATGGAAaccatactgtaaaatatttatacagttGGCTACATTCAGTCAGACTCCAAGGCTTGGAAGtgacaaaagatttcaaaataaataacgCGCAGACACAGAATCCCAGACTggaaaatatattcatattcctGCATTTCACAAGCAGACTGTGGGGGTGAAAATCGAGATCAGTGTTTCAAAAGTGACTTAATCTTTTTCATATGAAAGCAGGAGAGGAGGAAAGAAAGGGCTGAAGCCCACCACTTCAGCTCTAACGATGCACTGTTCTCCTGTGGGAAAGCATGTACTCTCTTTCAGCCCTATTCACAATAGACTTCTCTGGAAAGTTCCAAGTGTTCATTGAGAGCAAGGCTACATGGCATTCAGAGAGCCATCTGGTTGTATTACTTTACATATTCTTTCACCACCACGAGAACTGGGTGTTCTTGTGTTTCATGCAGTGTTTCTGAGGCAAATCCTATCACAGCATAACGACAAGACGGCGGTTCCAatttcacaagatggctgcctcAAAACCCAAATGGAAGAAAGTGCAACCTaaagagatttattttataaaaattattaatttacagttattttattttaactcttTTTAAATGATTCTGTAAATGATATTCTGTACTTAAATGAGCATTATAAttagaatgcaaaaaaaaaaacagcaatttttgTCTGTAATTCAATAATCAGTGTAAGATACACCTTATATTTTTGAGCACTATTACTCCATAATATATAACAGGATGTACTGGTTCATCTGACTACATAATACCAAGTACTTCTGCAAAATGCCTTTTTGCAACTGGTgagaaaatttaaatgaaactcAGTGTCCCACACATTGAACAACCCACTCTATCGTACTCCTATTATAATCTGTGTTCTTTTCTCAACAATCACCGAAATGTTTCAGGAGTGGGTTGAATCACATTCTCAATTTCACCACGCGAGTGAGATGACTCAGCTATTCTTCTATACTATCAAGAAATATCACATTCTCGTGGGGCTCTGCATCATTACATGTTGCACATGCCCTCTCGGGTTTTGAGATGAAATCCCATTGGATTTACGAACAGTTTGTGAGGACAGCCTGACCGCACCACCAGGTGCTACAGCCCAATCAAGGCCATGCTGTCCTGGAACACAAGGCCCATATACTGTAGCGCTGTGGACTGATTAGACTGTTTCCTTGTATGGcacatatactttattttttatgtttataaaaatgtgaGATCTGAGACTCAGTCTGCATTGGTCGAtgtgttaaaattaaaagtgtatttttttttcttctgagagAAACAAAgttgttgtattaaaaaaaaagatagatagacagacagacagatagacagacagatagatagatagatagatagatagatagatagatagatagacagatgaggcatagacagatagaatgacaaacagaaagacagataaatagacagacagataggtagatagatagacagacagacagatagatagatagatagacagatagatagacagatgaggcatagacagatagaatgacaaacaaacagaaagatagatagatagacagatagatagacagatgaggcatagacagatagaatgacaaacagaaagacagataaatagacagacagataggtagatagatagacagacagacagatagatagatagatagacagatagatagacagatgaggcatagacagatagaatgacaaacagaaagatagatagatagatagatagatagacagatgaggcatagacagatagaatgacaaacagaaagacagataaatagatagatagataggtagatagatagatagacagatgaggcatagacagatagaatgacaaacagaaagacagataaatagatagatagataggtagatagatagacagacagacagacagacagacagacagacaaacagacagacagacagatagatagatagatagatagatagatagatagatagataaatagatagatagataggtagatagatagatagacagatgaggcatagacagatagaatgacaaacagaaagacagataaatagatagatagataggtagatagatagacagacagacagacagacagacaaacagacagacagacagatagatagatagatagatagatagatagatagatagacagatgaggcatagacagatagaatgacaaacagaaagacagataaatagacagacagataggtagatagatagacagacagacagacagacagatagatagatagacagatagatagacagatgaggCATAGACATAGAATGAcaaacagaaagatagatagatagacagacagacagacagatagatagatagatagatagatagatagatagatagatagatagatagacagatgaggcatagacagatagaatgacaaacagaaagacagataaatagatagatagataggtagatagacagacagacagacagacagacagacagacagacaaacagacagacagatagatagatagatagatagatagatagatagatagatagatagatagatagacagatgaggcatagacagatagaatgacaaacagaaagacagataaatagacagacagataggtagatagatagacagacagacagacagacagatagatagatagatagacagatagatagacagatgaggCATAGACATAGAATGAcaaacagaaagatagatagatagacagacagacagacagacagatagatagatagatagatagatagatagatagatagatagatagatgaggcatagacagatagaatgacaaacagaaagaagacagacagacagacagacagatagatagatagatagatagatagatagatagacaaaaagatagatagatagacagatgaggcatagatagaatgacaaacagaaagacagatagatagatagacagacagacagacagatagacagacagatagatagatagacagacagacagacagacagacagacggatagacagacagacagacagacagacagatagatagatagacagacagacagacagacagatagatagacagacagacagatagatagatagtagatagacagacagacggatagatagataaacaaacagatagatagacagacagacagacagaaagtagatagacagacagacagacagatagatagatagatagatagatagatagataaatgaggcatagacagatagaaacacaaacagatagatagacagatagacagacagacagattgaaagagactgacagtatgacagacagacagacagatagacggatagatagatagatagatagatagatacatatatacatagatagatagtaaaGCAGATGTAAAGTCCCCTCAAAGCTGTCAACCTTTTACCTAGGCAAGCCGATACCTTTAAAGCGAAGTCATTATGGGTGGAAACTGATATGTTTCTAGTCATGACTCATGTGGGTTGCACATGTGATTCCTTTCCCTCACTGGATAAGCATAGAAGACAATAATGTGGCACCCTTTACACTGTCTCTCATAATCACCACTTGACTGCACGTGTTGCCATGACCTGAAAGTCTGATTGGCAAACATACCTCAAAGGACTGAAGGTCACATAAGACAGTTCGGTTTGTCTTCTTTCGTGGAAGCTATAAATTAGAAACGACCTGCACTCTCATCATGGCCTGACTCTGATAACTAGGGCTTGACTGCTGTAAAAAAGATTTTGTGTTCGctgtttgttttctctctctctctttcttttgtgagttttatattgaatttaCTGTAGCCTTTAAATGTCAATTCAGCAGCTCTGGCACATGTGAAACTCAGAGGCTGTTTACTACTTGTGGTTTAGCTTTGCTCTTTTGATCTACAGTTGGGAAACATATCATTTCCCATCACGCATGTAACAACTCTCTTCCTGTTCGTCTTCAGACAGTGCCCTCTTATATGTTGATCTAGGACCAGCTCTGTCCCAGCCCAATTCTGATCTTGACCATCAAAAGAGAAACCACACAACTGGTCTCAGATCAGCACCCAAAGACAACTTAAACAAAACCCTCTGCGAACTCGAGCAGCACACGACATATAACAAAAGTACTTAAACCTACAAAACAAACCTGATCACGAGAATAAAAACCTGCATGAACTTCCCGAATAACATCAGCCACACTCTTGCATAATATAGCAACTGGTCAATCATTTTACATGTTGAAATTTCCGCCCATGTCCTTGGCAAGATTCCTGACCTCAATGACTACCGTGGATCACGTTGTTCTGCTCTGTTGTATCCCAAACACCCCAGAACAAACATCTCACTTAAAAGTACATGAGCTGAGCCTCAACCAGATGCTGggcttttgttttgtctgttgaAGGAGACTAGAGCACAAAGAGTAACATTAAACTATGAACAAACAGCAAGTCCAACATTTAAAGCCATTCTGAATAAATGAACGGCGATGAGGTAAATGTAGCATAGGTGTTGGAAAGAAAAAGCCATAATTCATGATTTATGCAAAGACAAGTTAAGGATTTCATGCTTCTGAGAGACAAAAACAAGTTCAAACTGCAGTTTATTTAATCAGTGTCCAGAGCTTGGCTTTGGTCCAGCTGGATTTTCGGGTTACACGTGCCAcagataatttatatacttatctATCTCAGCAATAAAGCAGCGattttttgtttacagtttaAGCTATAAAAGTTAAGTCACTTTAATGACcccatgaaatgaaaatagtGCCTTTTAGTTTTATGCTTTAGTCCACGTGCTAGTGTAGTCCAACATGTTGCATAAATaggtatttaaaatgtatagttGCTGTTTTACAGGGAAACGGACCAAAAACACTGATGACTCATCCTGCACCATAGattttgtccaatcaaatgctctttaGATTGAGAAAGTCCCACCCACAAATACAATCTGCAGATAGATAGTTTAATAACTTGATTATATTGTATCCACCATTTCATCAAAACAGACCACAAGAAGGTCATATTAGTTATGCTAATTAGTACAAATCAGTGACATGCTAAGCGTAAATTGATTTTATGAGGCTGATGCTTGCTGAGGCTAGCAGTAATCCACTCTGAAACAATGCTTTGGGGAACGGCTTTGTCTCCGTCACACAATACAGCTCAAAAAGAACAAATTGGAACAAACGCATTTTAACTTTGTCTTCTAGCTGCCTGTGAGGAGCAGCTCTATTCATGAAGCATCAATCAGTGGACTGATGTCTGATGAAGGAAGAGGAGGAAACCTTTATCTATCAGTATCTGTCACTTTAAACACACAGTTTGACCCTCAGGCTCTGCATTAGCACGGCATGTATAGAGGGCCTCTTTCTGACCTCTATTCAAACTCAACAGCGATGTGTAATGTACATGCGTACTATGTACACTACGCTCGTGTAACCTATATCACACAATGGCATGGCCTTAGGGTACACGTATGTAATGTACTCAAGGTAGGACTTTGAACATTGCTTTTCCTGTTCTTTATCAAAGATGTAACCATTGCTAATGTAGTTCAACAGTAACCGCCCACTTTTACAGCAGACTTTGTTACAGGATTTTCCTTATTCATTTCCTTCAAAGTGATTTCAAgtcaatatatataaataaattggaatagtaataatttgaaataatatttcacaagtctgctgtatttttaatcaaataactgcagccttggtgagcacaagagaaTTCGggaacactttacaataagtttccatttgttgacattagTTCAGCCATGACAAGTCTCAGATTGTAAAatcattattaatgtaaatagaATGTGCATAGGTCTGGTCTTGTTGGACTACATCTGCTACACTTCTGAAATGAAAAGGAAACAGCTGCTGCTGCTAGAGAGAGGAAGATCCTCCATAGTAGATCTAGACAGGCGGTGCTGGGGAGGTGGTGGACTAAGATGAAGACAAGCAAAGTATGCAGACATAGCATTCATTGAATACGTCCTggtatgtctgtctgtcctgGTATGAGTATGTGAATCCAACCCGATCTCATggcaatttgtacatattttgtgAGGTGATTAGTGATGGGCAGGTTTAGGGGCGGGGTTAGGGGTAGGtcatttgtacaaattcatacgaattGGGGAACTTGTAAAATACGTACGCTTTAGCAAAAAATCTGCTTAAGCGTACGTATTTTATATTCGTATGACTTACTATGAATGACCTACCCCtaaccctgcccctaaacctacccatcacgGAGGCCTAGACAAACTGTACAAAAGTGAGATTGTACGAATTCATACACattagccacctcataaaatacgTATGAATTGGTCATAAGAATTCATACAAATTGGGAAAGTCGTAAAATACGTACAAGTGAGGTtatatttttgctaaattacatgtattttaCGAGTTCCCCaattcgtatgaatttgtacaaattaccTAACCGTAACCCTggccctaaacctacccatcacgGAGGTCTAGAATCATACAAAAGGAGGTCGTACAAATCTgcacgaattagccacctcataaaatcTGTATAAATTGGTTGTGAGCATTCATACGAATTGGGGaactcgtaaaatatgtacgattTAGCAAAAATCGTACAAGTGAGGTTagatttttgctaaataatatgtattttacgaGTTCCccaatttttatgaatttgtacgaattacCTACCCCTAACCCCGCCCTAACCCTACCCATCACTGGGGTCTGGACAAATCGTACAAAAATGAGGTCGTACGAATTCGTATGAATTAGCTACCTCGTAAAATACGTATCAATTGGTCGTGAGAATTCatatgaattagccacctcgtaaaatacatacaaattggTTGTGAGATAGCTTTGGCGAATCTGTTTGTCGGGAAACACTGAATTGAATGAATCAAGTAGAACGCAAGTAAAACTATACTTGCGTTCTGattggttcttttaatttgGTGGTTAGTGGTAGGTCTTTGCTGAAAACTTGgttattaaactatttatttttattttattttttatgttaaccTATGGTTTGAATCATACTTGTGATGTCCGATTGACCAGCTTATGGTAGATCTTCAGTGGTTTATGTGTGAATATGTCCTGGTTATATAGGTAACCAGTAATgagaatattatattaatgagagcagcaattcgtacatattttatgaggtggctagTGAGGGGTTGGTTTAGGGGCGGAGTTAGGGTAGGTCATTTGTATGAATTGGCAaactcataaaatatgtatgaattagCAAAAAGTTTTGctaaattgtatgtattttatgagTTCCCCAATGCGTATGGATTTGTATGAATTACCCACTCCTAACCCCAGCCCTAAAGCTACCTGTCACTGGAGTCTAGAAAAACCGTACAAAAGTGAAGTTGCATGAAGTTGcatgaatttgtacaaattagccatctcgtaaaatatgtacaatttgGTCGTGAGATGGTGTTGGTGAATCTAATTGGCTGGAAACACTGAATTGAATAAACCAATTAGAACATAAGTAAAACtctatttgcattttaattggtTCATTCAATTCAGTGTTTAGTGGTAGTCGTAGAAATTTTGGTcattaaacaattaatttttttacgaTATTGACCTGTGGTTTGAATCCTACTGATTTATGAGCAGCGATTGAACAGCTTATGGTAGATCTTCAATGTGTGAATACATCCTGGTTATATAGGTAAACGGTAAAGAGTATATGAattcaacctgatctcatggcaataagtacatattttacaaggtggctagTGATGGGTAGGTTTGAGGGTGGGGTTAGGGTACCTACTCCTAATTCCGCCCCTATAGCTACCCATCACTGGGGTCTAGACAAATTATGCAGAAGTGAGgtcgtatgaatttgtacaaattagtcaccttgtaaaatatgtacaaatttgACGAGAGATAGCGTTGGTGAATCTGTTTGGCTGAAAACAGTAAATTGAATAAACCAATTAGAATGCAGGTAAAACTCTTTTTGCGTTCTGATTGGTCCATTCAATTCAGTGTTCAGTGGTAGTGTAGTTTTTTGCAGAGAATTTggttattaaacatttttttatgttgacttGTGGTTTGAATCATACTGACTTGTGTGCAGTGATTGAAAACCTTATGATAGATCTTcaaatgtttattgttattaagtgttattgttaaaaactattaaaagaaTGAGATTTATTCCTCCAGTACTCTACTATTATGCTGTATTGGCTCTATAATCATATTATAACATCTATCCCAGCAAACTTTGTCATGCAGGATGGACTATGGAAATTGAAAATTGAACATCAATATTCTGAGATCCAAACCTCACAGCGGATGTCAATAGGCCTTACATATGAAAAGCCAAACAGGCCGTGCCCTCTAGCAGCTAATGAGAGGACAGATTAACAAGGCTCTTGTTAAATGAGAACAAATCCTTCTAAAACACCTTCAGGTCACCAGCTGGATTTGAAGTCAACTGACAAACTGAAACACCAAAATCTTTGTTAAGactattaaatgttattttgaactcTTGAGATTTAGATcgttatgtatttaatattgtcCTTATTCAATATtgtttcaaaatcaaaacaaagaaGTGGATTGTTCCTATTGATGTTTTCTCAAGGGATTTTTCAGCTTGAAGAAAATGTTCTCAGGGCAAACCAACTGACCACATTAAAAACAAGgctaaacacaaacataaaatgaCCAGACTCTTTATGGAAACTTTAACTCCATAGGTCTGCATAGCAAACgtctatattttgaattatattatCTGAAGCCAGTTCAGTGGGCGTGCAGTTCTGCTTTCAAAAATACTGTTTGTCAGGAAATCTTATGAAACCAAAATGAGAATTGCAGCTGGTAGCGTGTGAATGCCATCCTCAAGTGTTTGTGATTTCACTGCTAAGTTTACTTTTTGGTGCTCAGCAATGACCCCAACAAAGACAGTGTATGTAGATAGCCATGTAAGAATAGCTAATATGagatatatacacatacactgatatatttttcaataaatgagCAGTATGTTGGCTTTAATTACACCACTATTTAACTGACCTCACCCTTGTTGTGTAATGCATGATTTTATGACCTATATTTTTATTGAGTGCAGGAGGTATAGGTATTATTGCATGTTCTCACATGCTGATGTTGTAAAGTATTTGTTATTATGGCCTTGAGTGGAACTCATTAGTCACACACTATATATGACACATGCTCTTTGCattcaaaattggactttggAGACATAAACAGCCAAGCACTGCACACAAAACTACTGTTATTGAGCTGCACAACATAGTATGGCAAAATTGCAAGCAATAATGTGAATTATCTTGAACATGAGCTCTGAGAATTAAGGAGGAAACAGAGATGATTGTA
The sequence above is drawn from the Labeo rohita strain BAU-BD-2019 chromosome 25, IGBB_LRoh.1.0, whole genome shotgun sequence genome and encodes:
- the klf13 gene encoding Krueppel-like factor 13, which codes for MDHFAAECLVSMSSQAIVHGPKGNREIKPETAAAQRNGEETKEPLKDNSSLFVVARILADFNQQTPTNFAEQAKIKEESTPPTATLTRDDGNSATPTTITGDSAVKQRSKRFRGRIEQEPPQKKHKCHYSGCEKVYGKSSHLKAHLRTHTGERPFPCTWPDCSKKFARSDELARHYRTHTGEKKFGCPLCDKRFMRSDHLMKHARRHSDFQPAMLKRQHGGGNATVSSSTRPGSLSDYSRSDASSPTLSPALSPANSP